The proteins below come from a single Terriglobales bacterium genomic window:
- a CDS encoding HD domain-containing phosphohydrolase produces MSTSSISKPAASSTLRVLPLLVCFDEEVEVRRNLVDIPRYRRISFESSLKLPSEVERIIISGNESLLIRFYDEIRKPTCRLVALTDQRFHDPRVDALVYAYLPANTPHALLERTVDNALDHIHLIHVREQINERLRGVTREIQELNKIGAALSAEHHLDRLLELILTKSRHITNADAGSLYLVESAQEERRLGPHHATLPANADGASGLPAAALVKEEEDEELKHQRLRFKLAQNDSITIPFRETTLELNHKSIAGYVASTGEIVNIEDAYHITPEIPYSINRKFDEDSGYRTKSILAVPLRDQKDHIVGVLQLINAKRDGKARLDSLSAVKEQVVSFNGRQQDIVASLGSQAAVAVENSRLYESIQRLFEGFVRASVIAIEARDPTTSGHSFRVANLTVALAEAVQRIETGPYADLRFTREEMREIRYASLLHDFGKVGVREEVLVKAKKLYPAQLDLVKQRFEFVKRSMQAEKLQKRLDYVLEKGRDEYMAKLGVFDEELKQQIEEVDRFFSVILKSDEPTVLPEGNFERLLDIAARHYRDFEGDEKPLLTPDEVRLLSIRKGSLDENERLQIESHVVHTVNFLQQIPWTSEIRNIPEIARGHHEKLNGLGYPYKLSAPEIPVQTRMMTISDIFDALSAADRPYKKSVDLERALQILGYAVKDGELDASLFQVFLDAKVYEKWKVEPHRY; encoded by the coding sequence ATGTCCACCAGCTCGATCAGCAAGCCAGCGGCTAGTTCGACGCTTCGCGTCCTCCCCTTGCTGGTGTGCTTCGATGAAGAAGTCGAAGTTCGACGCAATCTCGTCGATATCCCACGTTATCGGCGTATCTCATTTGAGAGTTCGCTTAAGCTTCCGTCAGAGGTAGAACGGATCATCATCAGCGGCAATGAATCGCTATTGATCCGCTTCTATGACGAAATCCGCAAGCCGACTTGTCGCCTGGTTGCGCTTACTGATCAGCGCTTTCATGATCCCCGCGTCGATGCGCTGGTCTACGCCTATCTTCCGGCGAACACCCCTCATGCGCTGCTGGAGCGCACGGTTGACAACGCCCTCGATCACATCCACCTGATCCATGTGCGCGAACAGATCAACGAGCGGTTGCGCGGAGTCACGCGCGAGATTCAGGAGCTCAACAAGATCGGCGCCGCTCTCTCCGCAGAACATCATCTTGACCGCCTGCTCGAACTGATCCTCACGAAGAGCCGTCACATTACGAATGCCGACGCCGGTTCGCTTTACCTGGTCGAATCGGCGCAGGAAGAGAGGCGGCTTGGACCGCATCATGCGACACTGCCGGCAAACGCAGATGGCGCGAGTGGGTTACCTGCCGCTGCGCTGGTGAAAGAAGAAGAGGACGAAGAGCTGAAGCACCAACGCTTGCGTTTCAAGCTCGCACAAAACGACTCCATAACCATCCCATTCCGGGAAACAACATTGGAGCTGAACCACAAATCGATAGCCGGCTATGTCGCGTCGACGGGCGAGATCGTAAACATAGAGGACGCGTACCACATCACGCCGGAAATTCCTTACAGCATCAACCGCAAATTCGACGAGGACTCAGGATACCGCACCAAGTCAATTCTGGCGGTTCCACTTCGGGACCAGAAAGACCACATCGTCGGCGTGCTGCAGTTAATCAACGCCAAGCGTGACGGAAAAGCGCGGCTCGATTCCCTCTCTGCCGTTAAAGAACAGGTGGTCTCCTTCAATGGCCGGCAGCAGGACATCGTCGCATCACTCGGGAGCCAGGCTGCAGTCGCCGTCGAAAACAGTCGCTTGTACGAGTCCATCCAGAGGTTGTTCGAGGGCTTCGTGCGCGCGTCAGTTATCGCGATTGAAGCACGTGATCCTACGACTTCAGGCCATTCCTTCCGTGTCGCGAACTTGACCGTCGCCCTCGCCGAGGCGGTGCAGCGCATCGAAACCGGTCCGTATGCCGACTTGCGTTTCACGCGAGAAGAAATGCGCGAGATTCGCTATGCCTCGTTGCTGCACGACTTCGGCAAAGTCGGCGTACGCGAGGAGGTGCTGGTCAAGGCCAAGAAGCTTTATCCGGCGCAACTCGATTTAGTAAAGCAGCGCTTCGAGTTCGTGAAGCGCTCCATGCAGGCCGAAAAGCTGCAGAAGCGACTCGACTACGTGCTCGAAAAGGGCCGCGACGAGTATATGGCGAAGCTGGGCGTGTTCGACGAGGAGTTGAAGCAGCAGATCGAGGAGGTTGACCGTTTCTTCTCGGTGATCCTCAAATCGGACGAACCAACGGTGTTGCCGGAAGGGAACTTCGAGAGGCTGCTCGATATCGCTGCTCGGCACTACCGCGACTTTGAAGGCGACGAGAAGCCGCTTCTTACACCCGACGAGGTGCGCCTGCTCTCGATCCGTAAAGGTTCACTCGACGAGAACGAACGCCTGCAGATCGAGTCGCACGTGGTGCACACAGTCAATTTTCTGCAGCAAATTCCATGGACGTCGGAGATACGCAACATTCCCGAAATTGCGCGCGGCCACCACGAAAAGCTGAACGGTCTTGGCTACCCATACAAGCTCTCCGCCCCGGAGATTCCCGTGCAGACGCGCATGATGACCATTTCAGACATTTTCGACGCGCTTTCCGCAGCCGATCGTCCTTACAAGAAATCGGTCGACCTCGAACGTGCTCTGCAAATTCTCGGATATGCGGTGAAAGACGGGGAACTCGACGCCTCACTCTTCCAGGTCTTTTTGGATGCCAAGGTGTATGAGAAGTGGAAAGTCGAACCGCATCGGTACTAA
- a CDS encoding OmpA family protein: MRNRLAAVLLVATAALAQDQTSTPTPTQSNPPTEQQNQQQTAPPAQQPPAEQPAAQQPAAQQPAAQQPTTQPETQPSPTQPPAVQQPPTPEPAAPQPIAPAEATSKQTTPQPTVSTTNKLERFNGPTMSEVYCAGFITKQEVRASAVVVDDSHAPEQVRAAEGSYIYLKGSEVAEGKEYLLLRHTHDPNHTQSFPGQFGLLANLGEMYQDLGRAKVIAVRKRVAVAQVESGCSEIIPGDIAVPFQERPRPEFKQTNFEQFAVPSGKTKGRVVMGRDLDTLVGSRRIVYLNVGEAQGVKPGDYFRALRDYASIADNPAESLPFKAPPYDPTQKNPPSFQFREHADQLPIRAIGEMIVLSTTPNSSAALTTYAPEDIHLGDTIEMIDAVPFPPPAAEPTTAALPPTISCSVNRSTIQVGESANITCNGVAEEGHTLAYSYQASAGQITPRDSRATLTPNAPGPITVTATAVDDRNLSAQTTVNVDVQSAPLSPTSAETAGSLTPSMLNELMFKPNSSRVDNRAKAELDDDALRLQRDANATLIIEGSANPSENDAVALQRAENAKTYLTQSKGIDPTRIQTRAAQTKTGAKVVVIMVPAGAPPQQ, from the coding sequence ATGAGAAACCGACTTGCTGCCGTTTTGCTTGTGGCTACCGCTGCGTTGGCCCAGGATCAGACCTCTACACCGACTCCGACGCAGAGCAATCCGCCGACCGAGCAACAGAACCAGCAGCAAACGGCTCCTCCGGCGCAGCAACCTCCGGCCGAACAGCCAGCCGCACAACAGCCAGCTGCACAACAGCCAGCTGCACAACAGCCGACTACACAACCTGAGACACAGCCTTCCCCAACTCAGCCGCCTGCGGTCCAGCAGCCACCGACTCCCGAGCCTGCGGCTCCGCAGCCTATCGCACCAGCAGAAGCTACATCGAAGCAGACCACGCCACAGCCCACTGTCTCCACAACGAACAAGCTGGAACGGTTTAACGGACCGACAATGTCTGAGGTGTACTGCGCGGGCTTCATTACGAAACAAGAAGTACGCGCCAGCGCCGTCGTTGTCGACGATTCGCACGCGCCAGAACAGGTGAGGGCCGCTGAAGGGTCATACATCTACCTGAAAGGCAGTGAGGTGGCGGAAGGCAAAGAATACCTTTTACTGCGCCATACTCACGATCCGAATCATACGCAATCGTTTCCGGGGCAGTTTGGTCTCTTGGCCAATTTGGGTGAAATGTACCAAGACCTGGGACGAGCAAAAGTGATCGCGGTGAGAAAGAGAGTCGCTGTCGCGCAGGTGGAGTCCGGCTGCTCAGAGATAATACCTGGCGACATTGCAGTTCCATTTCAGGAACGCCCGAGGCCGGAATTCAAGCAGACCAATTTCGAGCAGTTCGCTGTACCCAGTGGAAAGACCAAAGGGCGTGTTGTGATGGGGCGGGACCTGGACACCTTGGTGGGCTCACGGCGCATCGTTTATCTCAACGTTGGCGAGGCGCAGGGGGTCAAGCCGGGGGATTACTTCCGGGCACTTCGTGACTATGCATCCATCGCGGACAATCCTGCTGAATCGCTGCCATTCAAGGCTCCACCATACGATCCGACGCAGAAGAATCCGCCCAGCTTTCAATTCCGTGAACATGCCGACCAGCTACCCATTCGAGCAATCGGAGAAATGATAGTGCTGAGCACCACTCCGAATTCATCGGCTGCTCTTACGACCTATGCGCCTGAGGACATTCACCTCGGCGACACCATTGAGATGATCGACGCCGTACCTTTCCCGCCTCCTGCGGCTGAACCAACGACGGCAGCGCTGCCCCCGACGATCAGTTGCTCGGTGAACCGATCGACTATCCAAGTCGGGGAATCGGCAAACATTACTTGTAACGGCGTAGCCGAAGAAGGACATACGCTCGCTTACAGCTATCAGGCGAGTGCCGGACAGATCACGCCGCGCGACAGTCGAGCTACTTTAACTCCCAACGCTCCGGGTCCGATCACGGTGACCGCTACTGCGGTCGACGACCGTAACTTGTCGGCACAAACCACGGTAAATGTCGATGTGCAGTCAGCGCCTCTGTCCCCAACCAGCGCAGAGACCGCAGGCAGCCTTACTCCGAGCATGCTGAACGAGCTCATGTTCAAGCCCAATAGCAGCCGTGTGGATAATCGCGCCAAGGCAGAACTTGATGATGACGCCCTCCGCTTGCAGCGCGATGCGAACGCTACGCTGATTATCGAAGGATCGGCAAATCCGTCAGAAAACGATGCTGTAGCTCTGCAGCGTGCTGAAAATGCCAAGACCTACTTGACCCAGAGCAAGGGTATCGATCCGACTCGTATTCAGACTCGCGCGGCGCAAACCAAAACCGGAGCAAAGGTGGTAGTCATCATGGTTCCTGCCGGAGCTCCGCCACAACAATAG
- a CDS encoding nucleoside deaminase, whose translation MRRAIELSIRNVHSGNGGPFAAVVVKDGEIVGEGANEVLATNDPSAHAEVIAIRAACRRMKTFQLTGCDVYTSCEPCPMCMGLIYWARPKSVYYANTAVDAANIGFDDAFIYHELTLANSQRSVRMQQILRDEALAAFEAWQKKPDKIPY comes from the coding sequence ATGCGGAGAGCGATTGAGCTCTCTATTCGCAATGTTCATTCCGGGAACGGCGGGCCGTTCGCTGCCGTTGTGGTTAAGGATGGCGAAATCGTCGGTGAGGGCGCGAACGAGGTACTCGCCACCAACGATCCGAGCGCGCATGCCGAAGTCATAGCCATTCGCGCTGCTTGCCGAAGGATGAAGACATTTCAGCTCACAGGATGCGATGTGTACACGAGCTGCGAGCCATGCCCCATGTGCATGGGCCTCATTTATTGGGCTCGTCCGAAGAGCGTGTACTACGCAAACACCGCCGTCGACGCCGCAAACATCGGCTTTGACGATGCTTTCATCTATCACGAACTTACTCTCGCTAATTCGCAGCGCTCGGTTCGCATGCAACAGATTCTTCGCGATGAGGCGCTCGCGGCATTCGAGGCTTGGCAGAAAAAGCCGGACAAAATTCCTTATTAG
- the gltX gene encoding glutamate--tRNA ligase: MRSSDKVRVRFAPSPTGLLHVGNARTALYNWLFARQKKGIHVLRIEDTDVERSEARFETQLLEDLRWLGIDWDEGPDVGGHFAPYRQSDRMDIYQRYAERLLDEDKAYLCFCSAEDLERERQAAAAEHRPQVYSGKCRQCDPAEAKQRRTSGEAAAIRLKIPEHPIHFHDIVRGDVTFDNESVSDPIIVRSSGIPVYNYVVVIDDAEMKITHVIRGDDHLSNTPKQVALYQALGFPVPEFAHLSTILGPDRERLSKRHGATSISQFRDMGILPEALVNYLALLGWAPSGGTRETFTPKELIKEFSLERVTPSPAIFDFDKLYWLNRHYIKAADPQRIVELALPYFRESGLLPNVESPEVRSWVEKVIALLVPYVDRLDQLPEKAKFLLSYDAEAAVKAEDNQALLTSDIGRKVIAEFATRVRAGSNGFTPESFKAIVNEVKEGTGAKGKDLFHPIRIIITGSHSGPDFDRVIPLIEAGERLSLPQHVLSVRERVEAFERAWRR, translated from the coding sequence GTGAGGTCCTCAGACAAAGTCCGCGTCCGCTTTGCCCCATCGCCCACCGGGCTATTGCACGTGGGAAATGCACGGACTGCCCTCTATAACTGGCTCTTTGCCCGCCAAAAGAAAGGAATCCACGTACTCCGAATTGAGGACACCGACGTGGAACGAAGCGAGGCTCGGTTCGAAACACAACTGCTCGAGGATCTGCGCTGGTTGGGCATCGACTGGGACGAGGGTCCCGATGTTGGCGGTCACTTTGCCCCATATCGGCAAAGCGATCGCATGGATATCTACCAGCGATACGCCGAGCGTCTGCTCGATGAAGACAAAGCCTATCTTTGTTTCTGCAGCGCCGAAGATCTGGAACGCGAACGTCAGGCCGCGGCCGCGGAGCATCGCCCCCAGGTGTACTCGGGCAAGTGCAGGCAGTGCGATCCGGCAGAAGCGAAGCAGCGCCGTACAAGCGGTGAAGCCGCTGCGATCCGTCTGAAGATTCCCGAGCACCCGATCCACTTCCACGACATCGTTCGCGGCGACGTCACCTTCGACAACGAATCGGTGAGCGACCCGATTATCGTGCGCTCTTCTGGCATTCCGGTCTACAACTACGTGGTCGTCATCGATGACGCCGAGATGAAGATCACGCACGTGATCCGCGGAGATGACCATCTCTCAAACACTCCGAAGCAAGTGGCGCTCTACCAAGCGCTCGGATTTCCCGTGCCGGAGTTCGCGCATCTATCCACGATCCTTGGGCCTGATCGTGAGCGGCTCTCCAAGCGCCACGGCGCGACTTCGATTTCGCAGTTTCGCGATATGGGGATTTTGCCGGAAGCTCTCGTCAATTACTTGGCGTTGTTGGGCTGGGCGCCAAGCGGCGGCACACGGGAAACTTTCACACCAAAGGAGTTGATCAAGGAATTCTCGCTGGAACGCGTGACTCCCTCCCCTGCGATCTTCGATTTCGACAAGTTGTACTGGCTGAACCGGCACTACATTAAAGCAGCCGATCCGCAGCGGATCGTTGAGTTGGCGCTGCCTTACTTTCGTGAATCAGGATTGCTTCCAAATGTTGAGAGTCCTGAGGTGCGCTCATGGGTGGAAAAGGTGATCGCGCTCCTCGTGCCGTATGTGGACCGGCTGGACCAGTTGCCCGAGAAAGCCAAGTTCCTGCTGAGCTATGACGCTGAGGCAGCAGTTAAGGCCGAAGACAATCAAGCCCTTCTTACGTCCGACATCGGGCGCAAAGTCATTGCCGAGTTCGCAACCCGCGTCCGCGCGGGAAGCAACGGGTTCACACCCGAAAGCTTCAAGGCCATCGTCAACGAGGTAAAAGAAGGGACGGGAGCAAAAGGGAAAGACTTATTCCATCCGATTCGCATCATCATCACAGGTTCCCATTCTGGTCCGGACTTCGATCGCGTGATTCCTCTCATCGAAGCTGGTGAGCGCCTCTCGCTCCCACAGCATGTGCTAAGCGTGCGCGAGCGTGTGGAAGCGTTTGAAAGAGCTTGGCGTCGCTGA
- a CDS encoding DUF6496 domain-containing protein — translation MATKSRSHRSSLRSSSIGSRGKKSSRRKYSASAGSDVKREMHEFKRGKLKSGRSGKTVKSRKQAIAIGLSEARRKGKKVPAKRGSSSSSRKAA, via the coding sequence ATGGCAACAAAGAGTCGCAGTCATCGCTCCAGTTTGCGCAGTAGTAGCATCGGATCGCGTGGAAAAAAATCTTCACGCCGCAAATACAGCGCAAGCGCCGGCAGCGACGTAAAGCGCGAGATGCATGAGTTCAAACGGGGAAAACTGAAGTCCGGACGCAGCGGGAAAACTGTAAAAAGCCGCAAACAGGCAATTGCGATCGGCCTCTCGGAAGCGCGGCGCAAAGGCAAGAAAGTTCCCGCGAAGAGGGGCAGCTCTTCCTCAAGTCGCAAGGCCGCATAA
- a CDS encoding bifunctional (p)ppGpp synthetase/guanosine-3',5'-bis(diphosphate) 3'-pyrophosphohydrolase has protein sequence MATLRQQIATNVLTATKFRDLLKLVRDNRPGDDLDIIQRAYEFSLQHHNGQTRASGEPYLVHPLEVALVLAEMKLDSTAIAAGLLHDAVEDTDVTNNQIEEKFGTPVAHIVDGVTKIAKINLASREERQAENVRKMVLAMTDDIRVVLIKLADRLHNMRTLEHLPADRQQHIAQETLDIYAPLAHRLGMGKVRGELEDLAFQYIDPIGYNQIKEQVEARRKQGEAFLDKTVAFIREKLKENGVEARVDHRIKRLYSISQKLQRQRITVDQVYDLLAIRIITSSVKDCYSALGAIHSIWRPVPGRIKDFIAMPRPNLYQSLHTTVMAEGGMQFEVQIRTEDMHKMAEDGIAAHWKYKDGTPVNAKDEQRLSWLRQVVEWQRDVADPNEFLSTLKIDLYPEEVYTFTPKGKVVILPRDATCIDFAYHIHTEVGNTCVGAKVNGRIVPLRYKMRNGDIVEIITQTGHQPSRDWLGFVKSSRARNKIKHWLLVHQRERAVEIGRKVLEKEARKYKVSLKEVTPERYAAVASEYGIGGNEQDLIASIGYGKFSARAVLNKLVPNAAGGAEPEPEEEDKSLIGGMIRKVFGDDSGSLKVQGHDELLVYRARCCNPIRGEDIVGYVTRGKGVAVHAKSCPNVTNLMYEPDRRINVTWGRPSASVSGPAKATYPVKLTVVCDDRTGMLKQVTAAISDDNTNIRHMDVRTGDTRASIDITIDIEDVKHLERIVSGIRRIPGIIDVQRLKKI, from the coding sequence ATGGCGACACTGCGCCAGCAGATCGCGACCAACGTCCTCACAGCCACAAAATTCCGTGACCTGCTGAAACTGGTTCGCGACAACCGTCCGGGTGATGATCTGGACATCATCCAGCGCGCCTACGAGTTCTCCCTCCAGCATCACAACGGTCAAACCCGCGCATCCGGCGAACCCTATCTAGTTCATCCCCTCGAAGTAGCGCTCGTCCTGGCAGAGATGAAACTGGATTCGACGGCAATCGCCGCCGGACTGCTGCACGACGCAGTGGAAGATACCGATGTCACGAATAACCAAATCGAGGAAAAGTTCGGCACGCCGGTAGCCCACATCGTCGACGGCGTCACCAAGATCGCGAAGATCAATCTGGCAAGCCGGGAAGAACGGCAAGCGGAAAACGTCCGCAAGATGGTACTGGCTATGACGGACGACATTCGAGTCGTCCTCATCAAGCTTGCCGACCGGCTCCACAACATGCGCACGCTGGAGCATCTTCCCGCCGATCGTCAGCAGCATATAGCGCAGGAGACGCTCGATATCTACGCTCCCCTGGCTCATCGCCTGGGCATGGGCAAAGTTCGAGGCGAACTCGAAGACCTTGCCTTTCAGTATATCGATCCTATCGGCTACAACCAGATCAAAGAGCAAGTGGAAGCGCGGCGTAAGCAAGGCGAGGCCTTCCTCGACAAGACAGTTGCTTTTATCCGCGAGAAGCTGAAAGAGAACGGTGTCGAGGCACGAGTCGATCACCGCATCAAGCGGCTCTACAGCATCTCGCAGAAACTCCAGCGCCAGCGGATTACGGTCGACCAGGTCTATGACCTGCTGGCCATTCGCATCATCACCTCATCGGTTAAAGACTGTTACAGCGCGCTTGGTGCGATTCATAGTATCTGGCGGCCGGTTCCGGGACGAATCAAAGACTTCATCGCCATGCCGAGGCCAAATCTGTATCAGTCTCTGCACACCACGGTCATGGCGGAAGGTGGCATGCAGTTTGAAGTGCAGATACGCACCGAAGACATGCACAAGATGGCCGAGGACGGCATCGCGGCCCACTGGAAGTACAAGGACGGAACACCGGTCAACGCCAAAGACGAACAGCGTCTCTCGTGGTTGCGGCAGGTTGTAGAGTGGCAGCGCGACGTTGCCGATCCCAATGAGTTCCTTTCCACTCTCAAGATCGACCTCTATCCGGAAGAGGTTTACACGTTCACTCCAAAAGGCAAAGTTGTAATCCTTCCGCGCGACGCGACTTGCATTGATTTCGCCTATCACATCCACACCGAGGTCGGTAACACCTGCGTAGGGGCCAAGGTCAACGGGCGTATCGTTCCACTTCGATACAAAATGCGGAACGGCGATATCGTCGAGATCATCACGCAGACGGGACACCAGCCAAGTCGTGACTGGCTGGGATTCGTCAAGTCCTCACGCGCTCGGAACAAGATCAAGCATTGGCTATTGGTTCACCAGCGCGAGCGTGCCGTGGAAATCGGCCGAAAGGTGCTGGAAAAGGAAGCTCGCAAATACAAGGTCAGTTTGAAAGAGGTTACGCCCGAGAGGTACGCGGCCGTCGCCAGTGAGTACGGCATTGGTGGAAACGAGCAAGATCTGATTGCCTCGATCGGCTACGGTAAGTTCTCCGCTCGCGCCGTGCTGAACAAACTTGTTCCAAATGCCGCAGGTGGCGCTGAGCCCGAGCCGGAGGAAGAAGACAAGAGCCTAATCGGCGGCATGATCCGCAAAGTCTTCGGTGACGACAGCGGATCACTCAAAGTCCAGGGCCACGACGAGCTGCTTGTGTATCGCGCACGCTGCTGTAATCCGATTCGGGGCGAGGACATTGTCGGCTACGTAACTCGGGGTAAAGGCGTCGCGGTTCACGCAAAATCTTGTCCGAACGTGACGAACCTGATGTACGAACCCGACCGACGCATCAATGTAACTTGGGGCCGGCCAAGCGCTTCGGTCTCCGGCCCGGCAAAGGCGACGTATCCGGTGAAGCTCACGGTAGTTTGCGATGACCGCACTGGGATGCTGAAGCAGGTCACTGCTGCGATTAGCGACGACAACACCAACATCCGTCACATGGACGTCCGCACCGGCGACACGCGCGCATCGATCGACATAACGATTGATATCGAGGACGTCAAGCACCTGGAGCGCATCGTCTCTGGCATCCGCCGCATTCCCGGAATTATTGACGTGCAGCGGCTGAAGAAGATCTAG
- the aroE gene encoding shikimate dehydrogenase has product MPVRRKLMKSDTPSYAARFLRHRLPRVCVALFASNPAEFMEKIEAAANENSLLELRLDYLAKPALILPKLKEFAGFHRDITLVATCRRAVNGGKFRGTVASQVDLLLKAATAGCQIVDIELESAKALKTQEIHNVRQHAGLMISFHDFRGTKKLEETWEEMHQFPADYIKIVSTAKSLSDNVKMMRLLEHRSDMISTVGVCMGERGIISRILNVRSGSAFTFASAEPGAETAPGQMAARVLRDVFRIDAVDAATRVYGVAGDPIGHSLSPEMMNTAFRRENINAVYVPLQTSDVADLLKCVREMPMQGLSITMPLKQEIIEHLDKTDALSTKIGACNTLIRSQDGKLYGFNTDVAGVVRPLEQRLNLTGAKILVIGAGGAARAAVFGLRERNAEVWVMNRTAENGQKLARQAHAHYVSHAHLKKLEFDVIINATPVGMEGSRPQTPLEESDLRTRYLFEMVYNPAETRLVQMARAKGIQVIPGTEMFVHQGARQFEIWTGKPAPVEDMHRAVLFALGAVAPAFSVRELAQVPQAKRG; this is encoded by the coding sequence ATGCCCGTCCGGCGTAAGTTGATGAAAAGCGATACTCCAAGCTATGCAGCGCGGTTTCTGAGGCATCGGCTCCCTCGTGTATGTGTGGCCCTTTTTGCCTCGAATCCAGCGGAATTTATGGAAAAGATCGAGGCTGCTGCCAACGAAAACTCCTTGCTGGAGTTACGCTTAGATTACCTTGCCAAGCCGGCCCTGATACTGCCCAAGCTGAAGGAATTTGCTGGATTTCATCGCGACATTACCCTGGTTGCAACTTGTCGGCGGGCGGTCAATGGAGGCAAGTTTCGTGGAACCGTGGCATCGCAAGTCGATCTTCTATTGAAGGCGGCGACGGCCGGATGCCAAATTGTGGATATTGAGCTGGAGTCGGCAAAGGCTCTGAAAACACAAGAGATCCATAACGTGCGGCAACACGCCGGGCTCATGATCTCGTTTCACGACTTTCGCGGCACCAAGAAGCTCGAAGAGACTTGGGAAGAAATGCATCAGTTTCCCGCTGACTACATCAAGATCGTCTCCACAGCAAAGTCGCTCTCGGACAACGTGAAAATGATGCGCCTCCTGGAGCATCGCAGCGACATGATTAGCACTGTGGGTGTTTGCATGGGTGAACGCGGCATCATTAGCCGCATCTTGAACGTCCGCTCCGGCAGCGCATTTACTTTCGCATCGGCCGAACCTGGGGCAGAAACGGCACCGGGTCAAATGGCGGCCCGGGTATTACGGGATGTATTTCGCATTGACGCAGTTGACGCCGCAACGAGGGTTTACGGCGTCGCCGGCGATCCAATTGGGCACTCGTTATCCCCGGAAATGATGAATACGGCGTTTCGCCGGGAGAACATCAACGCTGTCTACGTACCCCTGCAGACTTCTGATGTTGCTGATCTGCTGAAATGCGTCCGCGAGATGCCGATGCAAGGATTAAGCATCACCATGCCGTTGAAGCAGGAGATCATCGAACATCTTGATAAGACCGACGCTCTCAGCACCAAGATTGGTGCCTGCAACACTCTGATTCGTTCCCAGGATGGCAAGCTCTACGGATTCAACACCGATGTCGCGGGGGTAGTTCGCCCGCTGGAACAACGGCTCAACCTGACAGGAGCGAAGATCCTCGTAATCGGAGCTGGAGGCGCGGCGCGCGCAGCTGTCTTCGGACTTAGGGAGCGCAACGCCGAGGTCTGGGTGATGAACCGCACGGCAGAGAATGGGCAGAAGCTCGCGCGGCAGGCGCACGCACACTATGTTTCTCATGCTCATCTCAAGAAGCTCGAATTTGACGTAATTATCAATGCGACTCCTGTAGGAATGGAAGGCTCACGCCCGCAGACCCCATTAGAGGAGTCTGACCTGAGAACGCGTTATTTGTTCGAGATGGTTTATAACCCTGCAGAGACCCGCCTGGTGCAAATGGCGCGGGCCAAAGGCATCCAGGTCATTCCTGGCACGGAGATGTTTGTGCATCAGGGCGCGCGCCAATTCGAAATATGGACGGGCAAACCGGCTCCTGTGGAAGACATGCATCGCGCTGTACTATTCGCCTTGGGTGCGGTGGCTCCCGCGTTTTCCGTCCGTGAGTTAGCTCAAGTACCACAAGCAAAGCGAGGCTAG